The following is a genomic window from Bacillus sp. V2I10.
CAACCGGCCATGGGTGGAGACCGCGGATGTGATCATAGATTTCCTGGCCGCTTTTCGTCCAGTCAATTTTCTCTTGTTCTCGCTTAATATTTGATGCGAATGTTGCTTTTTCATTATCCTGCTTTCGGGGAGTCAGTTTTCCTTCAAGCAGTGCAGGCAGCGTTTCTGCCAAAAGATCAGCTCCGGCAGCACTCAATTTATCATGAAGAGTGCCTACATGATCACGCTCTTCAATTCTCACCTCTGCCTGAGTCAGGATATCACCGGCATCAAGTTTTTCAACCATGTACATGATCGTGATGCCCGTTTTCTTTTTGCCCTGAAGGATGGAATAATGAATAGGCGCTCCGCCTCTTAGCTCAGGAAGCAATGATGCATGAACATTTATGCAGCCGAACTGCGGCGCTTCTAATAATTCATTCGGCAGAATTTGACCGAATGCAGCGGTTACGACCAGGTCAGGTTTAAGAGCAAGCACTTCCTCAAGCTCTTTTTTCTCTCTTATTTTTTCCGGCTGAAGCACAGGAATATTCTGTTTTTCCGCTTCTATTTTTACAGGAGGAGGTGTTAACGTTTTTTTGCGGCCTTTAGGACGGTCAGGCTGAGTTACAACCCCAACAACTTCATAGCCTTCTGCCACCAGTCTTTTTAAAACAGGAACAGAAAAATCAGGCGTTCCCATAAAAACAATTCTTGTCATGCCAATCATCCTTCCAATTCTTCTAACTCTTCTTCTTTAAGATATTTTTTCACCTTGGCAGTAAACAGGATTCCATGCAGGTGATCGATTTCATGCTGGATCGCTCTAGCTAAAAAACCATTTGCTTCTATGACAAATGGTTTGCCTTTTCGATTTTGAGCTCTGACTTTAACAAAATCGCTGCGCTCTACTTCTCCATATAACCCCGGGAAGCTTAAGCAGCCTTCTGGTCCTGTCTGAGAACCGCGCTTTTCTATAATAATGGGATTAATCAGTTCGATTGTTCCATGTTGGTCATCTATATCAACAACAGCAGCTTGAATGGGAATTCCCACTTGAGGAGCTGCAAGACCCACTCCGTCAAGTTCAATCATTGTATCATACATGTCTTTTAATAATTTTGACAGCTTTCTGTCAAAGATGGTGACAGGTTCGCAAACTTGCTCCAGCACTTCTGCCGGGTGCAATACAATTGGTTTAATAGCCAATGAAACATCCTCCAGGTTTGTCTTGATAAAAGTATAAATTTTTTTGCATTGACGGCAAGCGAAATCGCCCAGCTCCTAGGCAAGAAACTCGTCATGCTTGAGCTACGCGGGCGCTTCCCTTTTCTATTCATTAGTTTAGACGCATATGAAGCATCTAAACCCTACATTAGTGTATTTGGATTTAAATCAATGCTGATGGATAATTGATTTTTATTCATATCCTGCTGATAACGTTCGATAATCATTTTAAGCGATGTGTGCAGATTTTCTTCCCGCTTGTATTTTATCATGCATTGATACCGATATCTATCGTTTATCCTTGGAATAGGTGAAGCTACAGGTCCAAGGATCTGGACGGTTTCTGAAAGCCTTTGATTCAGATGCTTCGCAATTTTCTCAGTTACGGAAACAGCCTTCAGGAGATCGGGATGAGAAACAGTTACTAATGCAAGATAATAAAAAGGAGGATAAGCATGCTGCTTTCTTGTAAGCATTTCCTGATTATAAAAAGAATCATAATCATGATGGCTTGCAAGCTGAATGCTGTAATGCTCAGGTGAATAGGACTGAATGACAACTTCACCCGGTAATTTGTGCCTGCCTGCTCTGCCGCTTACTTGTGTCAGAAGCTGAAAGGTTTTTTCAGATGAGCGGAAATCAGGCAAATGCAGCATCGTATCTGCAGTTAAAACTCCTACAAGGGTTACATCGGGAAAATCCAGGCCCTTAGCAATCATTTGCGTTCCTAAAAGGATATCTGCCTCTTTATTGCCAAACTGTGTCAGTAATTTTTCATGAGAGCCTTTCCGTCCGGTCGTATCCACATCCATACGAATGATTCTTGCTTCCGGCAGTACTTTTGCAAGCTCTTCTTCAACCCGCTGAGTTCCCGTTCCAAAGAACCGGATATGTTCGCTGCTGCATTCAGGGCAAACCTTTGGCATCGGCTCCTCATGCCCGCAATAATGGCATTTTAATTGTGATCCATGTTTATGATAGGTTAATGAAATATCACAATGCGGACAGCCGGTCACACAACCGCAGTCTCTGCACATGACAAAAGAAGAATAGCCACGTTTATTTAAAAATAAAACGGATTGCTCCCCTTTTGCCAAACGGTCCTGGAGCTTCTCAAGCAAAGATGATGAAAACATGGTTCTGTTCCCGCTTCTTAATTCATCCCTCATATCAATCACTTCAACTTGGGGCAGCGGACGATTGTTGACACGTTCTTTTAAGGCAAGCAGCTGATAAACTTCTTTTCCTGCTCTTGCAAAGGATTCTAGTGAGGGAGTTGCACTCCCCAAAACAACAGGACATTCATGAAATTTTGCACGGTAAATGGCGACATCCCGCGCATGGTAGCGTGGATTCTCTTCTTGCTTATAACTTCCTTCGTGTTCCTCATCAATAATAATCATACCAAGATCAGTAAAAGGAGCGAACACCGCAGATCTTGCTCCAACGACAAGTTTCACCTCACCGCGATGAATCTTTCTCCATTCATCGTACTTTTCTCCGACTGAAAGACCGCTGTGCAGCACAGCCACAAGCGAACCGAATCTTCCTTTAAATCGATTGACCATTTGCGGAGTAAGCGAAATCTCAGGAACGAGAACGATCGCTTCTTTCCCCTGCTTCAAGACCGCCTCGATAGACTGCAAATAAACCTCTGTTTTCCCGCTGCCTGTTACACCATACATTAAAAACACATCATGCCGGTTTTGTTCAACAGAGGTCAGGATTGGGGTAATAGCCGTCTGCTGCTCAGCTGTCAGTACAAGCGATTCTGTCTTTTTGAAGGTGCGGTCCTCATAAGGGTCACGATAAACCTCTATATTCTCTTCCCTTAGCAATTTCTTCTTAATGAGCGTTTTCACAGGAGAGTCTGTTATGTTCAATTGCAAAAGGAGTTCCTGAAGCGGCACAGATTTACCGCTGTTTTGAATAAAGTAATCAAGAACGCGCTTTTGTTTTGCTGCTTGCGCAGAACATAAATCTGATTCTTTTTTTAGTTCGTCTAGTTCAGTGATTGAAGTGATGTACTTTTGAGTCTTTTTTTTATTCTTTTGTTTTACTTGATAAATAACTTCAAGGACTCCCCGTTCGATTTCCATTTGGAATTCTTTTACAGAGTCGCTTTTTTCGATGTCTTTCCAATAAATGCTTTTTCTGCTTTGAAACCATGGAAGGACTTTTGGATGAAGGTTTGGTCTGTATTCCTCAGAAACAAGGACAATTTCCTTCTCATATTTCGCTTTCATCGCAGCCGGCAGCATTGCCTGGAAAGCAGAAATCTTGAAGCATAACGTTGTTTGAGTAAGCCAATGGCCGATATCGAGCAGTTCCTTTGTCAATGCAGGCGTGATATCCATCACTTCAGCGATTGGCTTTACCCGTTCAAATTCACTTTCATTTTTAAGGCCAATCACAAACCCCTGAACTTTGCGGGGACCAAATGGCACGATAACACGCATTCCGGGTTTAATAAAACCTGTCCATTTATCAGGAATCAGATAATCAAATGCTCTGTCTGTCTGCATCGCTTTCACATCAACGATTACGCTGGCAAACCTCATGATTTATACTCCTTTATTAATACGGCTGACTTCTTCTAAAATTTTCTTTGCTACTTCTTGCTTAGATAGCACAGGTAGCTCAATTTTTTCTCCGCTCTTTTTGTACATTGTCACAATATTTGTATCTGTGCCAAAACCAGCTCCAGCGAGCGTTACGTTATTAGCCACAATCATATCCAGATTTTTTTTCCGGAGTTTTCTTAATGCATAGTCCTCCACATTTTCCGTTTCAGCAGCGAATCCGACTAGAACCTGATTTTCTTTTCGCTCTCCAAGGTCCTTTAAAATATCTTTTGTACGTTCCATTTCTATGGATAAAGGTCCGTCCTGTTTTTTCATTTTCTGATCAGAAACGCTGAGAGGCCGATAATCCGCAACTGCTGCAGATTTAATGACAATATCCATTTCACTGTAGTGTTTCAATACTTCCTTATGCATGTCTTCCGCTGATTCAACTTTAATAACCGTCACTCCTGAAGGCGGAGCAATCATGACAGGACCAGAGATTAATATAACTTCAGCACCCATTTGATTTGCCGCTTCTGCAATGGCATAGCCCATTTTCCCTGAAGAATGATTGGTAAAATAACGGACGGGATCTACCTTTTCACGGGTTGGACCCGCAGTAATCATAACTTTCCTGCCTTTTAAAGGCTGAATTTCTTTACCAGCAAAAAATCCTTCTATTAAAGAGACAATTTTCTCAGGTTCTTCAAGTCTTCCTTTCCCGACATATCCGCAGGCTAAATAGCCTTCGCTTGGCTCAATAAATTGATACCCATATTGGGATAACGCGAGAATGTTTTTCTGAACAGCCGGATTGTCATACATATGAACATTCATAGCAGGAGCAATCCAGACCGGCGCAGTTGTCGCAAGCAAAGTAGTTGTCAGCATATCGTCCCCGATTCCATTTGCTAATTTACCGATTGTATTAGCAGTGGCCGGAGCAACTACAACCAGATCTGCCCAATCCGCAAGATCGATGTGTGAAATAACTGCAGGATTTTTCTCGTCAAATGTATCAAAATAAACGTCATTTCTTGACAGAGCCAAAAAGGTCAACGGGTTGACAAATTCACGTGCTGAGCGTGTCATGATTACTTTAATTTCAGCTCCAGCCTGAATGATTTTGCTTGTTAAGGCTGCTGCTTTATAGACGGCAATTCCTCCGCTTACGCAAAGGAGAATTTTCTTTCCCTTCATTTCACATTCCCCCACCAAAGTCATTGTACCTATTATAGCTGCGAATCATGCAGAAGAACAAAAGCAGAGGCGCCTTGGAAAGATCCGCCAGGCAGATTCGTTCTGACCGAGGTTTTAGGCACCTCATCTTGATGAGATACCTCTATTTCATCATCTACAGCCTATTTGCCTTTATAAAATTCTTCAACTATGAAAAATAACAACCCAATTTGTTTCAGGTTGTTATTTTAAAGTGCCATTTAATTAGTCTTGTTTTTCATAATCCAGCAATCCTGAATTAATTTCTTCTAGTGCTTTGCCGACATATTTATAAGAGACAGGCTTCACGATTTGCTGATCATGATTTTCCTGCATTTCACGTGCGCGTCTTGCCGCCACTGTTACAAGTGTATATTTAGAATCAAGTTTATTCATGAGTTTATCAATAGATGGATATAACATATTAATTATTCAACCTCCAGCATTTTCTTATAACGAAGTGCAATGCGATCGCGTCTGCAATGTTCAGCTGTAACAATCGCACGAATACGTCCACAGGCAAGATCGACCTGATCATTTTCAACGACGTAATCGTAAGCATCCATCATCTCAATTTCTTCTTTAGCAACCTTCATGCGATTATTGATGATATCCTGTGTTTCCGTTCCGCGGGTGACGATGCGGTTTTTAAGCTCGCTTAAGCTTGGCGGCATAAGGAAGATGAATAACCCTTCCGGAAATGCCTTTCGCACCTGCAATGCTCCCTGAACTTCAATTTCAAGGAAAACATCTCTTCCCTCGCTTAACGTTTTCTCCACATAGTCAATCGGCGTTCCATAGTAATTGCCGACGAACTCTGCCCATTCCAATAAACGTTCTTCTTTAATTAATTGTTCGAATTCTTCTTTTGATTTAAAGAAATAATCAACTCCATCAACTTCTCCTTCGCGGGGCTTGCGCGTCGTCATGCTGATGGAATATTGAAAATCTGTATCATTCTGTGAAAAGATAGCCTTTCGCACAGTACCTTTACCAACACCAGAAGGACCCGAAAGCACGATGAGTAATCCTCTTTCTTTCATATCCAGAACTTTCCCTACCCTTCATCTGTTAACTCGTCTTTATTTGAAAGCCTGTGGGCAACCGTTTCGGGCTGTACCGCAGATAGTATAATGTGATCACTGTCCATAATCACGACCGCTCTCGTTCTGCGTCCATATGTCGCATCAATAAGCATGGCGCGGTCACGGGCGTCTTGAATGATCCTTTTAATCGGAGCCGATTCAGGACTTACAATGGAAATAATGCGGTTGGCTGAGACGATATTGCCGAAGCCAATATTAATTAACTTAATACTCATCTATTCGCTCCCCCTAGTAATCGACAAAACTATTTTTGCCCTAAATGGCCCATTATAAACGATTTAACTGCTGATTATTCAATATTTTGAACTTGCTCTTTTAATCTTTCTATGACACTTTTCAGTTCAACTGAACATTTGGCAATATCTTTGTCATTTGCTTTAGAACCGATTGTGTTCGCTTCTCTATTCAGCTCCTGAACAAGGAAATCTAATTTTCTTCCAATTGATTCTTCTTTTTGCATCGTTTCACGGAATTGTGAGATGTGGCTTCTAATTCTGGTAATCTCTTCTGCAATGTCCGCTCTGTCAGCAAAAAGGGCAGCCTCTGTTATCATTCTGCTTTCATCAATTGCGCCTTCTGAGAGTTCGGCCATCTTTTTTTCCAGCCTTTGTTTATAGCGGATAACGACTTGAGGTGCATATTTCTCAATATCAGAAACATATGATTCCAAAATTGACAGCTGCTTCAGCAAATCACTTTTCAAATGTGCGCCTTCTGCCGATCTCATTTCTTTCAGCTTTTCTGCAGCATTCTGTACGGCCTCAAAGATCATAGATTGTATTTCTTCATTCCCTTTTTCCTGTTCTCCAATTGTAAAAATATTGTCAAGGTTAAGGAGATCAGAAAGCTGCAATTCATTATGTAAATCATACCGGTTTCGCATCGAAGCAGCTGCCTGAACGTATTGATCAAGCAGGTTCCAATCAACTTCGATAAACCGGTCTGCCAATGATTCGCCTTCAATTGTTATGTATAATTCAACGCGTCCTCTATAAATGATAGAAGAGATCACTTTTTTGATTTTATCCTCAATGGACATCAATTGTCTAGGCATTCTTACGTTAATTTCAAAAAAACGGTGATTAACCGATTTCATTTCGGCTGTAATGGTCAGTTTATCATTCCCAATTGATGAACGCCCATATCCTGTCATGCTGCAAACCATTTATTTCACATCCAATTCTTTGATCAAATCATAAGAAATGCTCCTTGTTTCTGTCCCAAAAAGAGCTTCTAACAAAAGAAAAGGTAATAGACTCAGCTATTACCTTTCGAATTATAGCATATTTTAACTTTTTTTTCTTGTTAAAAGTGACCCTGCAAGCAAAAAAGTTGGAATGGCTGATAATCCAAGCACCAAGAGCCAGTCTCGAGCCATGATTGGCACTGTATGGAATATCGGCTGCAATGGGGCGTAGTAGATTACTGAAAGCATCAGCAGCACGGATGATATAACCGCACCGACTAGGTAGAGGTTCTCAAATGGATTTCTTAAAAATACTGAACGTTCGCTTCTGCAGTCAAACACATGAATCAATTGAGCCATGACCAATGTTGCAAATGCAATCGTCTGGGCATAAATTAAATTGTCAGGATCTCTGTGATAGACAATCATAAAGGCTGCAAGGGTCACAATTCCGATCAGGAATCCCCTCGAAATGACTTTCCATCCAAGGCCCCGTGCAAATACCCCTTCTTTATGATGCCTCGGCTTCCTCTGCATTAAATCTCCCTCTGGCTGATCTAAACCGAGAGCCATCGCCGGCAGACCATCTGTCACAAGATTGACCCACAGGATCTGGATCGGAACAAGGGGCAGGGGAAGAGCGAGCAGCATGGCAAAAAGCATAACCAGAATTTCTCCAACGTTTGAAGCAAGCAGATATCTAATAAACTTTCTTATGTTTTCATAAATATTCCGGCCTTCTTTAATAGCAAGCTTGATCGTTGCAAAGTTATCATCCACTAAAATAAGTGCAGATGCTTCCTTTGCTACATCTGTTCCTGTTACCCCCATTGAAATGCCAATATCAGCAGCTTTTATGGCAGGGGCATCGTTTACTCCGTCCCCTGTCATGGCAACTATGTGCCCTCTGCTTTGAAGCGCTTTTACTATTTTCAGCTTATGCTCAGGCGATACTCTTGCAAACACATAAATATCATCTACAATCTGCACAAGCTCTTCATTTGGCATAGCTGACAGAGCTGCACCATCTATTACTTTTCCGTTTGCCGGCAAGAGATCCAGCTGTTTAGCTATGGCTCTGGCAGTATTGACATGGTCCCCTGTGATCATCACCGTTTTTATTCCAGCCTGTCTGCATTCTTTCACTGCTTGTTTCACTTCAGGACGCGGCGGATCGATCATTCCCTGCAGTCCTAAGAAAACCAAATTCTTTTCAGCTTCATGCTGATGATAAATGGCCTGGGCAGAGACAGGCTTAAAGGCAACAGCAATCGTCCTTAATGCTTGAGATGCCAGATTGTCGATTGCTTCATTTATTTTTGTTTCGTATTTTGCAGACATATAGTGCTGTTTTTCGTCCCATAGCACAAAATCTAATTTCTGAAGCAATATATCCGGAGCACCTTTTGTAATAACAAAGCGCTTCCCGTTTTTATCCTCGATAATGACGCTCATCATCTTCCGAATTGAGTCAAACGGAAATTCTTCTATAATTTTAAATTGCTTTGACAGCGCTTCTTTTGATAGTCCTGCTTTCATCGCCGCAACAACAAGTGCTCCTTCTGTCGGGTCACCGTCCAGAATGTAGTCATCATCTTTTTCATAAATGTTTGCTGTATTGCAAAGCATGCCAAATGTGAGAATTTGCTGAAGGGGTTTATTATCCTTCACCAAAACCTTTTGTTCATTCACGAAGAATTCGCCTTTAGGCTGATATCCTGTTCCGCTCAGCTGCCATTCGCGTCCGCCTGACCAAATATGAGTAACGGTCATCTTATTTTGTGTCATCGTCCCGGTCTTATCTGAACATATTACGGATGCACAGCCAAGCGTTTCAACAGCGGGGAGCTTTCTGACAATCGACCTTTGTTTGATCATCCTCTGAACACCAAGAGACAAAGCAACGGTTACGATGGCAGGGAGTCCTTCCGGAATTGCAGCCACTGCAAGAGACACACCTGCAAGAAACATATCATAAAGCTCATGACCTTGAATAACCCCGACGGCTACTACTAAAAAAGTTAACGCAAGAGCCACAACAATTAAGATTTTCCCGAGCTGCTCAAGTCTTCTCTGAAGCGGTGTTTCCAGCGTCTCAGCAGATTGAAGCAAGTCGGCAATCTGACCCATCGCCGTATTCATGCCCGTTGCAACAACAACGCCAACGCCATTGCCGCGCGTTACTAAAGTTCCCATGAAGGCCATATTGGTTAAATCCCCAATACCCGCATGACCATCTGACAAAGCATTCGTAAATTTAGAAACAGGAAGCGACTCTCCTGTTAAAGCCGATTCTTCTATCTCAAGGCTTTTTGCTTCGATTAAGCGAAGATCCGCGCCGATTCTGTCCCCGCTCGTAAATTTCACAATATCTCCAGGTACTAGATCCTTTGATTGAATTCTTGTCCATTCGCCTTCTCTGAGAGCCTGTACTTGAGGCGCTGACATCTCTTTTAATGCTTCAAGTGATTTTTCCGCCCGCCGTTCCTGAAAAAAACCAAGTATGCCATTAATTAAAACGATGGCAATGATTGCAATGGCATCAATATATTCGCCTAGCAGACCCGAGATCAGTGTTGCC
Proteins encoded in this region:
- the fmt gene encoding methionyl-tRNA formyltransferase, with amino-acid sequence MTRIVFMGTPDFSVPVLKRLVAEGYEVVGVVTQPDRPKGRKKTLTPPPVKIEAEKQNIPVLQPEKIREKKELEEVLALKPDLVVTAAFGQILPNELLEAPQFGCINVHASLLPELRGGAPIHYSILQGKKKTGITIMYMVEKLDAGDILTQAEVRIEERDHVGTLHDKLSAAGADLLAETLPALLEGKLTPRKQDNEKATFASNIKREQEKIDWTKSGQEIYDHIRGLHPWPVAYTHLNGQAVKIWWGEKMPNKNTAAPGTVIGIDSDGIVVATGDSTAIKITELQPSGKKKMSGEDFLRGTQMQAGEKLGEQNEENK
- the def gene encoding peptide deformylase, producing MAIKPIVLHPAEVLEQVCEPVTIFDRKLSKLLKDMYDTMIELDGVGLAAPQVGIPIQAAVVDIDDQHGTIELINPIIIEKRGSQTGPEGCLSFPGLYGEVERSDFVKVRAQNRKGKPFVIEANGFLARAIQHEIDHLHGILFTAKVKKYLKEEELEELEG
- the priA gene encoding primosomal protein N', producing the protein MRFASVIVDVKAMQTDRAFDYLIPDKWTGFIKPGMRVIVPFGPRKVQGFVIGLKNESEFERVKPIAEVMDITPALTKELLDIGHWLTQTTLCFKISAFQAMLPAAMKAKYEKEIVLVSEEYRPNLHPKVLPWFQSRKSIYWKDIEKSDSVKEFQMEIERGVLEVIYQVKQKNKKKTQKYITSITELDELKKESDLCSAQAAKQKRVLDYFIQNSGKSVPLQELLLQLNITDSPVKTLIKKKLLREENIEVYRDPYEDRTFKKTESLVLTAEQQTAITPILTSVEQNRHDVFLMYGVTGSGKTEVYLQSIEAVLKQGKEAIVLVPEISLTPQMVNRFKGRFGSLVAVLHSGLSVGEKYDEWRKIHRGEVKLVVGARSAVFAPFTDLGMIIIDEEHEGSYKQEENPRYHARDVAIYRAKFHECPVVLGSATPSLESFARAGKEVYQLLALKERVNNRPLPQVEVIDMRDELRSGNRTMFSSSLLEKLQDRLAKGEQSVLFLNKRGYSSFVMCRDCGCVTGCPHCDISLTYHKHGSQLKCHYCGHEEPMPKVCPECSSEHIRFFGTGTQRVEEELAKVLPEARIIRMDVDTTGRKGSHEKLLTQFGNKEADILLGTQMIAKGLDFPDVTLVGVLTADTMLHLPDFRSSEKTFQLLTQVSGRAGRHKLPGEVVIQSYSPEHYSIQLASHHDYDSFYNQEMLTRKQHAYPPFYYLALVTVSHPDLLKAVSVTEKIAKHLNQRLSETVQILGPVASPIPRINDRYRYQCMIKYKREENLHTSLKMIIERYQQDMNKNQLSISIDLNPNTLM
- the coaBC gene encoding bifunctional phosphopantothenoylcysteine decarboxylase/phosphopantothenate--cysteine ligase CoaBC — protein: MKGKKILLCVSGGIAVYKAAALTSKIIQAGAEIKVIMTRSAREFVNPLTFLALSRNDVYFDTFDEKNPAVISHIDLADWADLVVVAPATANTIGKLANGIGDDMLTTTLLATTAPVWIAPAMNVHMYDNPAVQKNILALSQYGYQFIEPSEGYLACGYVGKGRLEEPEKIVSLIEGFFAGKEIQPLKGRKVMITAGPTREKVDPVRYFTNHSSGKMGYAIAEAANQMGAEVILISGPVMIAPPSGVTVIKVESAEDMHKEVLKHYSEMDIVIKSAAVADYRPLSVSDQKMKKQDGPLSIEMERTKDILKDLGERKENQVLVGFAAETENVEDYALRKLRKKNLDMIVANNVTLAGAGFGTDTNIVTMYKKSGEKIELPVLSKQEVAKKILEEVSRINKGV
- the rpoZ gene encoding DNA-directed RNA polymerase subunit omega — encoded protein: MLYPSIDKLMNKLDSKYTLVTVAARRAREMQENHDQQIVKPVSYKYVGKALEEINSGLLDYEKQD
- the gmk gene encoding guanylate kinase; its protein translation is MKERGLLIVLSGPSGVGKGTVRKAIFSQNDTDFQYSISMTTRKPREGEVDGVDYFFKSKEEFEQLIKEERLLEWAEFVGNYYGTPIDYVEKTLSEGRDVFLEIEVQGALQVRKAFPEGLFIFLMPPSLSELKNRIVTRGTETQDIINNRMKVAKEEIEMMDAYDYVVENDQVDLACGRIRAIVTAEHCRRDRIALRYKKMLEVE
- the remA gene encoding extracellular matrix/biofilm regulator RemA — translated: MSIKLINIGFGNIVSANRIISIVSPESAPIKRIIQDARDRAMLIDATYGRRTRAVVIMDSDHIILSAVQPETVAHRLSNKDELTDEG
- a CDS encoding YicC/YloC family endoribonuclease; this encodes MVCSMTGYGRSSIGNDKLTITAEMKSVNHRFFEINVRMPRQLMSIEDKIKKVISSIIYRGRVELYITIEGESLADRFIEVDWNLLDQYVQAAASMRNRYDLHNELQLSDLLNLDNIFTIGEQEKGNEEIQSMIFEAVQNAAEKLKEMRSAEGAHLKSDLLKQLSILESYVSDIEKYAPQVVIRYKQRLEKKMAELSEGAIDESRMITEAALFADRADIAEEITRIRSHISQFRETMQKEESIGRKLDFLVQELNREANTIGSKANDKDIAKCSVELKSVIERLKEQVQNIE
- a CDS encoding calcium-translocating P-type ATPase, SERCA-type, encoding MKWHEIGPEEVLQSINTSRENGLTEKDVQKRVKHHGFNELKEAEKPSAFLLFLEQFKDFMVLVLLAATLISGLLGEYIDAIAIIAIVLINGILGFFQERRAEKSLEALKEMSAPQVQALREGEWTRIQSKDLVPGDIVKFTSGDRIGADLRLIEAKSLEIEESALTGESLPVSKFTNALSDGHAGIGDLTNMAFMGTLVTRGNGVGVVVATGMNTAMGQIADLLQSAETLETPLQRRLEQLGKILIVVALALTFLVVAVGVIQGHELYDMFLAGVSLAVAAIPEGLPAIVTVALSLGVQRMIKQRSIVRKLPAVETLGCASVICSDKTGTMTQNKMTVTHIWSGGREWQLSGTGYQPKGEFFVNEQKVLVKDNKPLQQILTFGMLCNTANIYEKDDDYILDGDPTEGALVVAAMKAGLSKEALSKQFKIIEEFPFDSIRKMMSVIIEDKNGKRFVITKGAPDILLQKLDFVLWDEKQHYMSAKYETKINEAIDNLASQALRTIAVAFKPVSAQAIYHQHEAEKNLVFLGLQGMIDPPRPEVKQAVKECRQAGIKTVMITGDHVNTARAIAKQLDLLPANGKVIDGAALSAMPNEELVQIVDDIYVFARVSPEHKLKIVKALQSRGHIVAMTGDGVNDAPAIKAADIGISMGVTGTDVAKEASALILVDDNFATIKLAIKEGRNIYENIRKFIRYLLASNVGEILVMLFAMLLALPLPLVPIQILWVNLVTDGLPAMALGLDQPEGDLMQRKPRHHKEGVFARGLGWKVISRGFLIGIVTLAAFMIVYHRDPDNLIYAQTIAFATLVMAQLIHVFDCRSERSVFLRNPFENLYLVGAVISSVLLMLSVIYYAPLQPIFHTVPIMARDWLLVLGLSAIPTFLLAGSLLTRKKS